One genomic window of Streptomyces sp. WP-1 includes the following:
- a CDS encoding FtsX-like permease family protein — translation MWRISVRSVRHYWALFTGTFVALTLGVALIGVSASALAATWAVPTSTDAGRPSVTLTDGTGAAHTLSGGDVDMGGVQSVLAMAGVVSAFVTIVVVTGTCAFGIALRRRDMGLLRLVGAGGPQVRRMVLGEALAVAVPAALVGCAVAAVTAPVAVGALNGTGLSPVDLRQGPLLWPLVFAAGSGLFMAVLGTLAASRRAARVRPTEALREADLDARTMTAGRGVTGGLALVSGAVMLALAPGAGAEAATPLALFGTMALAVAATLLGPVYLPPLLRLMALPLRWLDPVAGRLAAESVRTSRRRTASLVGPVLAILTVVGAFTTVLSTTGAATQADDRARTVAQLVVEPTRGDALSAADIKALRADPAVAAVSAPAELEVAVAGPYSVWKEQAAIADPPALARTHRISVVGGTLGPLRPGTVAVSREFADWYGKRAGSTVTYGLFGGRPIKARVVAVLDGGSAVPSLLLPDGARGTAPAPSRATVLLHEEAAGSARATAAELTARLGGDRVRVVPSAQWLGRTATDQDRLNRLVLGVLTVPASLYALIAVAGTLVMSYSRRGGEVAGMRMLGVSAGQVRRMALWETLSTSALGVLIAAGVVALGARAYRGALTVFGGEAPLSVEWGMLSALTAACVLAGVVVSLAASGRLLRQAGVSMVASRR, via the coding sequence ATGTGGCGGATCTCCGTGCGCTCGGTGCGGCACTACTGGGCCCTGTTCACCGGTACCTTCGTGGCCCTCACGCTCGGCGTGGCGCTGATCGGCGTGTCCGCCTCGGCGCTGGCCGCGACCTGGGCGGTGCCGACCTCGACGGATGCCGGCCGCCCTTCGGTGACGCTCACGGACGGCACCGGTGCGGCGCACACCCTGTCCGGCGGTGACGTGGACATGGGCGGGGTGCAGAGCGTGCTGGCGATGGCGGGGGTGGTGTCCGCCTTCGTGACGATCGTCGTCGTCACCGGCACCTGCGCGTTCGGCATCGCCCTGCGCCGACGCGACATGGGGCTGCTGCGCCTGGTGGGCGCGGGCGGGCCGCAGGTGCGCCGGATGGTGCTGGGCGAGGCGCTGGCGGTGGCGGTGCCCGCCGCGCTCGTGGGGTGCGCGGTCGCCGCTGTGACCGCGCCGGTCGCCGTCGGGGCACTCAACGGCACCGGCCTGTCCCCGGTCGATTTGCGGCAGGGACCGTTGCTCTGGCCGCTCGTGTTCGCGGCGGGCAGTGGCCTGTTCATGGCCGTGCTGGGAACCCTCGCCGCGTCGAGGCGCGCCGCCCGGGTCCGCCCGACGGAGGCGCTGCGCGAGGCGGACCTGGACGCCCGGACCATGACGGCGGGGCGCGGGGTGACGGGCGGGCTGGCGCTGGTGAGCGGTGCGGTGATGCTGGCTCTGGCGCCCGGCGCCGGGGCGGAGGCGGCGACTCCGCTCGCGTTGTTCGGCACCATGGCGCTGGCGGTCGCCGCCACGCTGCTGGGACCGGTGTACCTGCCGCCGCTGCTGAGGCTGATGGCGCTGCCGCTGCGCTGGCTGGACCCGGTGGCCGGGCGCCTGGCCGCCGAGTCGGTGCGTACGTCGCGGCGGCGCACGGCGTCCCTGGTGGGGCCGGTACTGGCGATCCTCACGGTCGTCGGCGCCTTCACCACGGTGCTGTCCACCACGGGCGCGGCGACGCAGGCGGACGACCGTGCGCGCACGGTCGCACAGCTCGTCGTGGAACCCACTCGGGGCGACGCGCTGAGCGCGGCCGACATCAAGGCGCTACGTGCCGATCCGGCGGTGGCGGCCGTCTCCGCCCCCGCCGAGCTGGAGGTGGCGGTGGCGGGCCCGTACTCGGTGTGGAAGGAACAGGCGGCGATCGCGGACCCGCCGGCCCTGGCCCGCACGCACCGGATCTCCGTGGTCGGCGGAACGCTCGGACCGCTACGGCCGGGGACGGTCGCCGTGTCGCGGGAGTTCGCCGACTGGTACGGGAAACGTGCGGGATCGACCGTGACCTACGGGTTGTTCGGCGGTCGGCCCATCAAGGCCCGCGTGGTGGCGGTGCTGGACGGCGGCTCGGCCGTGCCCTCACTGCTGCTGCCGGACGGTGCGCGGGGTACGGCCCCGGCCCCGTCGCGTGCCACCGTGCTGCTCCACGAGGAGGCCGCGGGCTCGGCACGGGCGACGGCCGCCGAGCTGACCGCGCGTCTGGGGGGCGACCGGGTCAGGGTCGTGCCGTCGGCGCAGTGGCTCGGCAGGACGGCGACCGACCAGGACCGGCTCAACCGGCTGGTGCTGGGAGTGCTGACGGTGCCCGCGTCCCTGTACGCGCTGATCGCCGTGGCGGGCACGCTGGTGATGTCGTACAGCCGGCGCGGCGGGGAGGTCGCGGGTATGCGGATGCTCGGCGTCAGCGCGGGGCAGGTCCGCCGCATGGCTCTGTGGGAGACGCTGTCCACCTCCGCGCTGGGTGTGCTGATCGCGGCGGGAGTGGTCGCGCTGGGTGCGCGGGCCTACCGGGGAGCGCTCACCGTGTTCGGTGGCGAGGCGCCGCTGAGCGTGGAGTGGGGGATGCTCTCGGCACTTACGGCGGCGTGCGTGCTCGCGGGGGTGGTGGTGAGTCTGGCGGCGTCGGGGCGTTTGCTGCGGCAAGCCGGCGTCTCGATGGTCGCTTCCCGCCGGTAG
- a CDS encoding response regulator transcription factor — protein sequence MRVAIAEDSALLRAGMARLLADEGIEVVASLGDATGILEVVRTARPHVVIMDVRMPPTFTDEGIRAALDIQQLRTDTAVLLLSQYVEPTYAEELVRNASAGAGYLLKQRVGDFEEFLSALHRVQHGETVLDSDVFKQFVGSPREKRATELLTPRERQVLELMATGLTNSGIMNRLGISERAVEKHVTSILGKLQIPNSGENHRRVLAVLDYLRGLDRLKD from the coding sequence ATGCGCGTCGCGATCGCCGAGGATTCCGCGCTCCTGCGAGCCGGGATGGCGAGGCTGCTGGCGGACGAGGGAATTGAAGTGGTCGCCTCGCTGGGCGACGCGACGGGGATTCTGGAAGTCGTCCGTACCGCTCGGCCGCATGTGGTCATCATGGACGTCCGCATGCCGCCCACATTCACGGACGAGGGCATACGTGCCGCTCTGGACATACAGCAGCTCCGCACGGACACGGCCGTGTTGCTCCTTTCCCAGTACGTGGAGCCCACCTATGCGGAGGAGTTGGTGCGGAACGCGTCGGCAGGGGCGGGTTATCTGCTGAAGCAACGCGTCGGAGATTTCGAGGAGTTCCTCTCGGCCCTGCACCGGGTGCAGCACGGGGAGACCGTCCTTGACTCCGACGTCTTCAAGCAGTTCGTCGGCAGTCCGCGCGAGAAGCGTGCCACCGAGTTGCTGACACCGCGCGAACGCCAGGTACTCGAACTCATGGCGACGGGGCTGACCAACAGTGGAATCATGAATCGGCTCGGTATTTCCGAACGCGCGGTGGAAAAGCATGTCACGTCGATCCTGGGCAAGTTGCAGATTCCCAACTCGGGTGAGAACCATCGCCGGGTGCTGGCGGTGCTGGATTATCTACGGGGCCTGGACAGGCTGAAGGACTGA
- a CDS encoding FkbM family methyltransferase, with protein sequence MRARRIAAVAATLRWGAHRFPFVEDEVAGLRAFVPAGSVCVDAGAEYGLYTWVLAALAGPSGRVHSVEPLPGPYRLLRSTARLLGARNVTVHRAALGDWCGYGTLSLPVRRGLPVHGRAYLTAGADGPGPNTEFRDSRTVPAPVRTLDQLAQEIALERLTFVKADVEGTELALLKGGSATLLRHRPTLLLEIERRHLAKYGADPADVLTHLRDLGYRAHCWRRGRWDPVTRITDDRRNYLFTT encoded by the coding sequence GTGAGGGCCCGTCGTATCGCGGCGGTGGCGGCCACCCTGCGGTGGGGCGCCCACCGGTTCCCGTTCGTCGAGGACGAGGTGGCGGGTCTACGGGCGTTCGTACCGGCGGGATCGGTGTGCGTGGACGCGGGCGCGGAGTACGGGCTGTACACCTGGGTGCTGGCCGCCCTGGCCGGGCCGTCCGGCCGGGTGCACAGCGTCGAGCCGCTGCCCGGTCCCTACCGCCTGCTGCGCAGCACCGCGCGGCTCCTGGGCGCCCGCAACGTGACCGTGCACCGCGCCGCCCTCGGTGACTGGTGCGGATACGGAACGCTCAGCCTGCCGGTACGGCGAGGTCTGCCGGTGCACGGGCGGGCCTATCTCACCGCGGGCGCGGACGGGCCCGGCCCCAATACCGAGTTCCGCGACTCCCGCACCGTGCCGGCCCCGGTCCGGACCCTCGACCAGCTGGCCCAGGAGATCGCCCTGGAGCGGCTGACGTTCGTCAAGGCCGATGTCGAGGGCACTGAACTCGCCCTGCTGAAGGGAGGCTCGGCCACTCTGCTCCGCCACCGGCCCACGCTGCTGCTGGAGATCGAGCGGCGCCACCTGGCGAAGTACGGCGCGGATCCGGCCGATGTCCTCACCCACCTGCGGGACTTGGGCTACCGGGCCCACTGCTGGCGCCGTGGCCGCTGGGATCCCGTCACCCGCATCACCGACGACCGCCGCAACTACCTCTTCACCACCTGA
- a CDS encoding ABC transporter ATP-binding protein gives MSLLTDVQLPAVQLAAVSKSYAGAASPVPVLREVSLGFSQRAMTAVMGPSGSGKTTLLNCAAGLDKPDSGRVLLGDTDLAACDERELTAVRRSRIGFVFQQFNLLPMLSAYENVALPLRLQGRRVKRDRVLEALREVGLEDKADRRPAQLSGGQQQRVAIARTLVAEPEIVFADEPTGSLDRSSGRQVMELLRTVVDRAGRTVVMVTHDPAVAACADRVVFLSDGQVVGRLDHPTADAVAQRLSMWER, from the coding sequence ATGTCATTGCTCACCGATGTCCAGCTTCCCGCTGTCCAGCTGGCCGCCGTCTCCAAGAGTTACGCGGGCGCCGCGAGCCCGGTCCCGGTGCTGCGCGAGGTCAGTCTGGGCTTTTCGCAGCGCGCGATGACCGCTGTGATGGGCCCGTCCGGCTCCGGCAAGACGACACTGCTGAACTGCGCGGCCGGTCTGGACAAGCCCGACAGCGGCAGGGTCCTGCTCGGCGACACGGATCTCGCCGCCTGCGACGAGAGGGAACTCACCGCGGTCCGCAGGAGCCGGATCGGCTTCGTCTTCCAGCAGTTCAATCTGCTGCCGATGCTGAGCGCGTACGAGAACGTGGCGCTGCCGCTGCGGCTGCAGGGCCGGCGGGTGAAACGGGACCGGGTCCTGGAGGCCTTGCGCGAGGTGGGCCTGGAGGACAAGGCGGACCGACGGCCCGCGCAGCTGTCCGGCGGCCAGCAGCAGCGGGTGGCGATCGCGCGCACGCTGGTCGCCGAGCCCGAGATCGTCTTCGCCGACGAGCCGACCGGGTCTCTGGACCGGTCCAGCGGCCGGCAGGTCATGGAACTGCTGCGGACCGTGGTGGACCGGGCGGGGCGCACGGTCGTCATGGTGACGCACGATCCGGCGGTGGCGGCCTGCGCGGACCGGGTCGTGTTCCTCTCGGACGGCCAGGTCGTCGGGCGGCTCGACCACCCTACGGCCGACGCGGTCGCCCAGCGGCTGAGCATGTGGGAGCGGTGA
- a CDS encoding response regulator transcription factor — MLAEDAVLLRAGLVELLSQVGHEVTAAVGDAGELARAVDADRPDVVITDVRMPPGFRDEGLKAALELRGRHPGLPVLVLSQYIATAYATQLFSGSSPAEGGLGYLLKDRVGEVADFLDALDRIADGQTVIDPEVVRVLLQQRAADEPLQRLTPREREVLALMAEGLNNQAIAQRLTITEASVVKHSSNIFMKLDLDPAEGNRRVLAVLAHLRGQPPRV; from the coding sequence GTGCTCGCCGAGGACGCCGTCCTGCTCCGCGCCGGCCTGGTGGAGCTGCTGTCCCAGGTCGGACACGAGGTGACAGCCGCTGTCGGGGATGCCGGGGAACTGGCGCGTGCCGTGGACGCCGACCGGCCGGACGTGGTCATCACCGATGTCCGGATGCCGCCCGGCTTCCGCGACGAAGGGCTGAAGGCGGCTTTGGAACTGCGCGGCCGGCACCCCGGCCTGCCGGTGCTCGTGCTGTCGCAGTACATCGCCACGGCCTACGCGACACAGTTGTTCAGCGGCAGTTCGCCGGCCGAGGGGGGACTCGGGTATCTGCTCAAGGACCGGGTCGGAGAGGTCGCCGACTTCCTCGACGCGCTGGACCGCATCGCCGACGGGCAGACGGTGATCGATCCGGAAGTGGTTCGCGTGCTGCTGCAGCAGCGTGCCGCCGACGAGCCGCTGCAGCGCCTGACGCCCCGCGAGCGGGAGGTACTGGCTCTCATGGCGGAAGGCCTCAACAACCAGGCCATCGCGCAGCGGCTCACCATCACGGAGGCGTCGGTGGTCAAGCACTCGAGCAACATCTTCATGAAGCTGGATCTCGACCCGGCGGAGGGCAACCGCCGAGTCCTGGCCGTCCTCGCCCACCTGCGCGGGCAGCCCCCGCGAGTCTGA
- a CDS encoding sensor histidine kinase, translating into MTFPTPYRVAAGLIYLSVGSLVGLLLVPLLAASLALRAVSWLLLVGLPTVVVTLVHGTAAVVRRAVAAARRRPPGADQAVGEVPRQVAARMAALHDGMSFSLPLLRAVADLERLLAHSVVGDPGDPSHRSAEANREVERERRSTKPRRDDIGYLGLLLLGSVWLLPLAALALPVVLFAVALPVGPPEQLAFGPGVTLLVTGAVTRVSVAAAAVVLFSVLVVLLFWMGKLRARLVRRVLSRIDEAEAQLREQAAERQRVAALRVNDADFRRLERDLHDGAQARLAALLMRLSYAKHRRSDNAEYLSALVEEAHQEIGRALDDIRDLVRGIQPPILSDRGLEAAVTALTERFHVPVTVCGALARRPDVSVESTAYYIVAECLANTVKHASATCIRVRLDEHDNQLVVAVTDDGTGGASPAAGTGLRGLEDRAAALNGQLEVSSPPGGPTTVTATLPWSIHPV; encoded by the coding sequence ATGACTTTTCCGACCCCCTACCGTGTGGCCGCGGGCCTGATCTACCTCTCCGTGGGCAGTCTGGTCGGCCTGCTGCTGGTCCCCCTTCTGGCGGCCTCCCTGGCGCTGCGCGCCGTCTCGTGGCTCCTGCTCGTCGGCCTGCCGACGGTGGTCGTCACCCTTGTGCACGGTACGGCGGCGGTGGTTCGGCGGGCCGTTGCCGCGGCGCGGCGGCGACCGCCGGGAGCCGACCAGGCCGTGGGCGAGGTTCCGCGGCAGGTGGCAGCCCGGATGGCGGCCCTGCACGACGGCATGTCATTCAGCCTGCCGCTGCTGCGGGCCGTCGCCGACCTGGAACGCCTGCTCGCCCACTCGGTCGTCGGCGACCCCGGGGACCCCTCGCACCGGTCGGCGGAGGCGAACCGGGAGGTGGAGCGGGAGCGCCGCTCCACCAAGCCGCGCCGGGACGACATCGGCTACCTCGGACTGCTGCTGCTGGGCTCGGTCTGGCTGTTGCCGCTCGCGGCACTCGCGCTCCCTGTGGTCCTGTTCGCCGTGGCCCTGCCGGTCGGGCCGCCCGAGCAACTCGCGTTCGGACCCGGCGTGACCCTGCTGGTGACCGGGGCGGTCACGCGCGTGTCGGTGGCTGCCGCGGCCGTGGTGCTCTTCTCGGTGCTCGTGGTGCTGCTGTTCTGGATGGGCAAGCTCCGGGCCCGGCTGGTGCGGCGCGTCCTCAGCCGTATCGACGAGGCCGAGGCGCAGCTGCGGGAGCAGGCGGCCGAACGCCAGCGCGTTGCGGCGCTGCGGGTCAACGACGCGGATTTCCGCCGCCTGGAAAGGGATCTGCACGACGGGGCACAGGCGCGCCTGGCGGCTCTGCTCATGCGCCTGTCGTACGCGAAACACCGCCGGAGCGACAATGCGGAATACCTGTCCGCGCTCGTCGAAGAAGCCCACCAGGAAATCGGCAGGGCGCTCGACGACATCCGGGACCTGGTGCGCGGCATTCAGCCGCCCATTCTGAGCGACCGCGGTCTCGAAGCGGCCGTCACGGCATTGACCGAACGTTTTCACGTGCCCGTGACCGTGTGCGGCGCGCTCGCTCGGCGCCCGGATGTGAGCGTGGAGTCGACCGCGTACTACATCGTCGCGGAATGCCTCGCGAACACGGTCAAGCACGCGTCCGCCACGTGCATTCGGGTCCGCCTGGACGAACACGACAACCAGCTCGTCGTCGCGGTGACGGACGACGGCACGGGCGGCGCCTCACCGGCGGCCGGGACGGGCCTGCGGGGGCTGGAGGACCGGGCGGCCGCCCTCAACGGGCAGCTGGAGGTCAGCAGTCCGCCGGGTGGGCCGACCACGGTGACCGCCACTCTCCCTTGGTCGATTCACCCTGTCTGA
- a CDS encoding sensor domain-containing protein → MTVAVWESLRRNPLRFAFSTWPLRCWAFLLSGTVLGFAVLFLLTALLFVGVGLSVVGVGLLVLMAVAVSGIPVAALERRRLRLVEPEPLLDPHGSLPGTGAWPWLRTRLRERATWRELGYTLALGVVSTTTGFGFAALFGLSVILTLTPAIVWAIAPDTVMLVPGRSISDPVAALPGSAIGLFGLFVSAYVGGLLTGAHVWVAQFLLSARDEDLSSRVIELTRSRARLIDAFEAERRRIERDLHDGAQQQLVALSMTLGLAEMELRGQDSPAVALIARARGEAREALGQLRSLVRGIHPQVLTDHGLPAALAELALRNPIPVTVDIDLPHRLPPAIETTAYFTVTEALTNASKHSGADQVTVVGRLRDDKLVLLITDNGHGGADPAAGAGLQGLADRVAILKGRLVVTSPVGGPTQLRAEVPCSA, encoded by the coding sequence ATGACCGTCGCCGTCTGGGAGTCCTTACGGCGGAACCCCCTGCGGTTCGCCTTCTCCACGTGGCCGCTGCGGTGCTGGGCCTTCCTGCTGAGCGGAACCGTCCTCGGCTTCGCCGTGCTGTTCCTGCTGACCGCCCTCCTCTTCGTCGGCGTCGGCCTGTCCGTGGTCGGAGTCGGCCTGCTCGTCCTCATGGCGGTCGCCGTCTCCGGCATCCCCGTCGCCGCCCTGGAACGGCGCCGGTTACGGCTTGTGGAACCGGAGCCCCTCCTCGACCCGCACGGCTCCCTGCCCGGTACGGGTGCCTGGCCGTGGCTGCGCACCCGGCTGCGTGAACGGGCCACATGGCGGGAACTGGGGTACACGCTCGCCCTGGGGGTCGTCTCCACCACCACGGGGTTCGGCTTCGCCGCCTTGTTCGGCCTGTCGGTGATCCTCACGCTGACACCGGCCATCGTGTGGGCGATCGCACCCGACACGGTGATGCTGGTGCCCGGCAGGTCCATCTCCGACCCCGTGGCAGCCCTGCCGGGCAGCGCCATCGGCCTGTTCGGGCTGTTCGTCTCGGCCTACGTGGGCGGGCTGCTCACCGGCGCGCACGTCTGGGTCGCCCAGTTCCTGCTGTCGGCGCGGGACGAGGACCTGAGTTCCCGGGTCATCGAACTGACCCGCTCCCGCGCCCGGTTGATCGACGCCTTCGAAGCCGAGAGGCGACGCATCGAACGCGATCTGCACGACGGCGCCCAGCAGCAACTCGTGGCACTCAGCATGACCCTGGGGCTGGCCGAGATGGAGCTGCGAGGCCAGGACTCGCCGGCTGTCGCGCTCATCGCCCGAGCCCGCGGCGAGGCCCGCGAGGCCCTGGGCCAGTTGCGTTCCCTGGTCCGCGGCATCCATCCCCAGGTCCTCACCGACCACGGCCTGCCCGCCGCTCTCGCCGAACTCGCCCTGCGCAACCCGATCCCGGTGACCGTCGACATCGATCTGCCGCACCGGTTGCCACCGGCCATCGAGACGACGGCGTACTTCACCGTCACCGAGGCGCTGACCAACGCCTCCAAGCACAGCGGTGCCGACCAGGTCACCGTCGTCGGACGGCTGCGCGACGACAAGCTGGTCCTGCTGATCACCGACAATGGGCACGGCGGCGCCGATCCGGCCGCCGGTGCCGGTCTGCAGGGACTGGCGGACCGCGTGGCCATTCTGAAAGGGAGACTCGTCGTGACAAGTCCCGTCGGCGGACCCACGCAACTGCGGGCGGAGGTGCCGTGCTCCGCATAG
- a CDS encoding glycosyltransferase 87 family protein, translating to MSACAGYLCAAVAALSPRRRGHAVSVWLAVGGAVVVPLALLVLTGSAQSEVGVIERAGLLTVHQSTPYLAHPRTVAEVTPYLPGMAVFGLPRAVLGDSGALPRVLGDARLWCAAAFLGCLWTARRAARRPARGPRAAAGNTTSMYGVGAFVASPAVALPLCVSGVDLPLIGLLVLALAYAARGRSSASGLALAAACSLKWTAWPAVAVAVALLARRGGPRPAVRGAAVAVAGTALLVLPSALSSPGPLVQQVFAFPIGRGPWETPAASPLPGRLLADGGPAGWYAAVALLLAAGLAVALSLLVRPPHDLVSAADRLAVGLSAAFLLAPAGRFGYLALPVALVVFARLLGGTERKEPAHGLVVRDSRPARPTPVAAPGGTR from the coding sequence ATGAGCGCCTGCGCGGGCTACCTCTGCGCGGCGGTCGCCGCGTTGTCACCGCGCCGGCGCGGACATGCCGTATCGGTCTGGCTCGCCGTCGGCGGTGCCGTCGTCGTGCCCCTCGCACTGCTGGTACTGACCGGCTCGGCGCAGAGCGAGGTCGGCGTGATCGAGCGCGCCGGGCTGCTGACGGTGCACCAGTCCACACCGTACCTGGCGCATCCCCGCACTGTGGCCGAGGTCACCCCGTACCTGCCGGGCATGGCGGTGTTCGGGCTGCCGCGTGCGGTGCTGGGCGACAGCGGCGCACTGCCCAGGGTGCTGGGTGACGCCCGGCTCTGGTGTGCGGCGGCGTTCCTCGGCTGCCTGTGGACGGCTCGGCGTGCGGCCCGGCGCCCTGCCCGCGGTCCGAGGGCGGCTGCCGGAAACACGACGAGCATGTACGGTGTCGGCGCGTTCGTCGCCTCACCGGCCGTGGCCCTGCCGCTGTGCGTCAGCGGCGTGGACCTGCCGCTGATCGGGCTGCTGGTTCTCGCGCTGGCGTATGCGGCGCGGGGGCGGTCGTCGGCCAGCGGTCTCGCGCTCGCCGCTGCCTGCTCCCTCAAGTGGACGGCCTGGCCCGCCGTCGCGGTCGCCGTGGCGCTGCTCGCCCGCCGGGGCGGCCCCCGCCCAGCTGTGCGCGGGGCGGCCGTGGCAGTGGCGGGCACGGCCCTGCTCGTTCTGCCGAGCGCGCTGTCGTCACCCGGGCCCCTGGTGCAGCAGGTGTTCGCCTTTCCGATCGGGCGGGGGCCATGGGAGACTCCGGCGGCCAGCCCGCTGCCGGGCAGACTGCTCGCCGACGGCGGGCCGGCCGGCTGGTACGCGGCGGTCGCCCTGCTACTGGCCGCGGGGCTGGCCGTCGCCCTGTCCCTTCTGGTACGGCCGCCGCACGATCTCGTGTCGGCCGCCGACCGGCTCGCCGTCGGTCTGTCCGCGGCGTTCCTCCTCGCGCCGGCCGGACGCTTCGGGTACCTCGCCCTGCCGGTCGCCCTGGTCGTGTTCGCCCGGCTGTTGGGCGGCACCGAGCGCAAGGAGCCCGCGCACGGCCTCGTCGTACGGGACTCCCGGCCTGCGCGTCCCACCCCCGTGGCGGCCCCGGGGGGCACCCGGTGA
- a CDS encoding glycosyltransferase family 4 protein: protein MGTTLIVTNDFPPRQGGIETFVHAMATRIPDNDVVVYTSGEPGAAEYDATLPFPVVRDPSGKLLPTPRVTRRALEIARRYGCDRVWFGAAAPLAAMAPALRRGGIQRMVATTHGHEIWWARTPGARQVLRRIGDHVDAVTYLGEYTRRRIAPALGPRAGLARLVPGVDTSAFLPEPGRARQIRERHGIVDRKVVLCVSRLVRRKGQDMLIRAMPRIRQAVPEAVLVIVGRGPDEHRLRRLARLHADGHVVFVGGLDHASTAAYYSAADVFAMPCRTRKAGLEAEGLGIVFLEAAASGLPVVAGDSGGAPDAVVDGVTGTVVDGTDEGAVARAVTGILRDPDKAAAMGESGRSWVASRWSWDVSAQRLAQLLSPGADLSAAVSERSGGEG, encoded by the coding sequence ATGGGCACCACTCTCATCGTCACCAACGACTTCCCGCCCCGCCAAGGGGGCATCGAAACGTTCGTCCACGCCATGGCGACGCGCATACCCGACAACGACGTGGTCGTCTACACGTCCGGTGAGCCGGGCGCCGCCGAGTACGACGCCACGCTGCCGTTCCCGGTGGTCCGGGATCCCAGCGGCAAGCTGCTGCCCACCCCCAGGGTGACCCGCCGCGCTCTGGAGATCGCCCGGCGGTACGGCTGCGACCGGGTCTGGTTCGGCGCCGCCGCTCCCCTCGCGGCGATGGCGCCGGCACTGCGGCGCGGCGGGATCCAGCGGATGGTGGCCACCACGCACGGTCACGAGATCTGGTGGGCACGCACACCGGGCGCCAGGCAGGTGCTACGACGCATCGGCGACCATGTGGACGCGGTCACCTACCTCGGCGAGTACACCCGGCGTCGTATCGCGCCGGCGCTGGGGCCGCGGGCCGGACTCGCGCGGCTGGTTCCCGGCGTGGACACCTCGGCGTTCCTGCCGGAGCCCGGCCGGGCCCGGCAGATCCGGGAGCGGCACGGCATCGTGGACCGCAAAGTCGTCCTGTGCGTCTCACGGCTGGTCCGGCGCAAGGGCCAGGACATGCTGATCCGGGCGATGCCCCGCATACGGCAGGCCGTGCCGGAAGCGGTGCTGGTGATCGTGGGCCGCGGCCCGGACGAGCACCGGTTGCGCCGGCTCGCACGGCTGCACGCCGACGGCCACGTGGTGTTCGTCGGCGGGCTGGATCACGCGTCGACGGCTGCGTACTACTCGGCGGCGGACGTGTTCGCCATGCCGTGCCGGACCCGCAAGGCCGGGCTGGAGGCGGAAGGGCTGGGCATCGTGTTCCTGGAGGCCGCCGCCAGCGGGCTGCCCGTGGTCGCCGGAGACTCGGGGGGCGCGCCGGACGCGGTCGTCGACGGGGTGACGGGGACCGTCGTGGACGGCACGGATGAAGGGGCCGTGGCCCGTGCTGTGACGGGGATCCTGCGCGACCCGGACAAGGCCGCGGCGATGGGCGAGTCCGGCCGGTCCTGGGTGGCTTCGCGGTGGTCCTGGGACGTGTCGGCACAGCGGCTGGCCCAGCTGCTCTCCCCCGGTGCGGATCTCAGCGCGGCGGTGTCCGAGCGAAGTGGCGGGGAAGGCTGA